The following are encoded together in the Coffea arabica cultivar ET-39 chromosome 1c, Coffea Arabica ET-39 HiFi, whole genome shotgun sequence genome:
- the LOC113724646 gene encoding uncharacterized protein has protein sequence MMALFASRGLMFQSASRCFRVIASYRSLPFSSNGPCNQDGGSASFGNGVNQEYLGKSEGIWQEADRVCQILESGSWGPSVENALSMYDEKRHSELVIGVLRRLKDVQQALNYFRWVEKKTDEAHCPEAYNMLLMVIVKSKRFDHVEQILEEMGLAGYGPSNSTCIQLIDSYVKTRKLRGAFDCIQTMRKLKFRPAFSAYTTLIGALCTVNEPDLTRALFLQMQELGYEVSIHLFTTLIRVFAREGRVDAALSLLEEMKSNSLDADIVLYNVCINCFGKVGKMDMAWKFFHEMQANGFVPDEVTYTSMIGVLCKGNRLDEAVLLFEQMEQNRAVPCAYAYSTMIMGYGSAGKFDEAYRLLERQRLKGSIPSVISYNSLLTCLGKKGKVDDALRIFEEMKKDAAPNLTTYNIIIDMLCREGQYRAALDVRDAMKFSGLFPNVLTVNIMIDRLCKAQKLDEACFIFEEMDHKLCMPDTRTFCSLIDGLGRHGRVDDAYRLYEQMLDSDRAPDAVVYTSLIKNFFRSGRKEDGHKIYKEMVSRGVAPDLLLLNTYMDCVFKAGETEKGRALFQEIKNLGFTPDVRSYSILIHGLIKAGFARETYELFYTMKERGCILDTLAYNTVIDGFCKSGKVNKAYQLLEEMKVKGHEPTVVTYGSVIDGLAKIDRLDEAYMLFEEAKSTGVELNVVVYSSLVDGFGKVGRIDEAYLIMEELMQKGLTPNTYTWNCLIDALVKAEEVDEALVCFNSMKNLNCSPDSITYSILINGLCRVQKFNKAFVFWQEMQKQGLKPKLITYTTMISGLAKAGNILEADKLFERFKANGGVPDSACYNTMIEGLSISNRALEAYQLFEETRLRGCNMYTKTCIVLMDSLHKAECLEQAAIVGAILRETAKAQHASRSL, from the exons ATGATGGCACTTTTTGCGAGCCGAG GATTAATGTTTCAGTCTGCCTCAAGATGCTTTCGTGTGATTGCCTCTTACAGGAGCTTGCCATTTTCAAGTAATGGACCTTGCAATCAGGATGGTGGATCAGCTTCTTTTGGAAATGGGGTTAACCAAGAATATTTGGGAAAATCAGAGGGTATATGGCAAGAAGCGGACAGGGTGTGCCAGATCCTGGAGAGTGGATCTTGGGGGCCTTCAGTTGAAAATGCTTTATCTATGTATGATGAAAAACGTCATTCAGAACTAGTTATTGGAGTCTTAAGGAGGCTGAAAGATGTTCAACAAGCGCTAAACTATTTTCGGTGGGTTGAGAAGAAAACTGACGAAGCGCATTGTCCGGAGGCATACAATATGCTTCTCATGGTAATCGTGAAGAGTAAGAGGTTTGATCATGTGGAACAAATTTTGGAAGAGATGGGTCTTGCTGGGTATGGCCCATCCAACAGTACCTGTATTCAGCTAATAGATAGCTATGTCAAGACTCGAAAATTAAGGGGAGCATTTGATTGTATTCAGACAATGAGGAAGTTAAAGTTTCGCCCTGCATTTTCAGCTTACACTACCCTAATTGGTGCCCTATGTACTGTTAATGAACCTGATCTTACGCGGGCACTCTTTCTTCAGATGCAAGAATTAGGTTATGAAGTGAGCATTCATTTATTTACGACTCTTATACGAGTATTTGCCAGGGAAGGTCGAGTTGATGCTGCTCTCTCGCTTTTGGAGGAGATGAAAAGCAACTCATTGGATGCAGACATTGTTCTCTATAATGTGTGTATAAACTGCTTTGGCAAGGTGGGTAAGATGGATATGGCTTGGAAGTTTTTTCATGAGATGCAAGCTAATGGATTCGTACCTGATGAAGTTACATATACGAGTATGATTGGTGTTCTCTGCAAGGGTAACAGACTGGATGAAGCTGTGCTCCTGTTTGAACAGATGGAGCAGAATAGGGCAGTCCCATGCGCATATGCTTATAGCACTATGATCATGGGATATGGATCTGCTGGAAAGTTTGATGAAGCATATAGGTTACTTGAAAGGCAAAGGTTAAAGGGATCCATACCAAGTGTAATTTCATACAATTCTCTTCTAACCTGCCTTGGGAAGAAGGGAAAAGTTGATGACGCATTAAGGATCTTTGAGGAGATGAAAAAAGATGCAGCACCTAATCTCACAACTTATAATATCATCATTGACATGCTTTGCAGGGAAGGACAGTACAGGGCTGCTTTAGACGTTCGAGATGCCATGAAATTTTCAGGCCTGTTTCCCAATGTATTGACTGTAAATATAATGATTGACCGTTTGTGTAAGGCTCAGAAACTTGATGAAGCTTGTTTTATTTTTGAAGAAATGGACCACAAACTTTGTATGCCAGATACAAGGACATTTTGCTCTCTTATAGATGGCTTGGGTAGGCATGGCAGGGTAGATGATGCATACAGGTTATATGAGCAGATGTTAGATTCTGATCGGGCTCCTGATGCTGTTGTTTATACATCCTTGATTAAGAACTTTTTCAGGTCTGGAAGGAAGGAAGATGGGCACAAGATTTACAAAGAAATGGTTTCTAGAGGTGTTGCCCCTGATCTTTTGCTCCTTAACACCTATATGGATTGTGTATTCAAAGCTGGTGAGACAGAGAAAGGCAGAGCTTTGTTTCAGGAAATTAAGAATCTGGGTTTTACTCCAGATGTGCGGAGTTATTCTATTCTGATTCATGGTCTTATAAAAGCAGGCTTTGCACGTGAAACATACGAGTTATTTTATACAATGAAGGAAAGAGGGTGTATTCTTGACACCCTTGCTTATAACACGGTAATTGATGGATTCTGTAAATCAGGAAAGGTCAATAAAGCTTATCAACTGCTGGAGGAAATGAAGGTGAAGGGTCATGAACCTACTGTTGTCACTTATGGTAGTGTTATTGATGGGCTTGCAAAGATTGACAGGCTGGATGAAGCTTACATGCTTTTTGAAGAAGCAAAATCCACAGGTGTGGAGTTAAATGTGGTGGTTTACAGTAGCCTTGTAGATGGGTTCGGGAAGGTGGGTAGAATTGATGAAGCATATCTGATAATGGAAGAATTGATGCAAAAAGGATTGACGCCGAACACTTATACTTGGAACTGCTTGATTGATGCTCTCGTGAAGGCTGAAGAAGTAGATGAAGCTCTTGTCTGCTTTAATTCGATGAAAAACTTGAATTGCAGTCCAGACTCAATAACTTACAGCATTCTCATAAATGGGCTTTGTAGGGTGCAAAAATTCAATAAAGCCTTTGTTTTTTGGCAGGAAATGCAGAAGCAAGGTCTAAAACCCAAACTGATTACTTATACCACTATGATATCTGGGCTTGCAAAGGCCGGAAATATACTAGAAGCTGATAAACTCTTTGAAAGGTTCAAGGCAAATGGAGGTGTACCTGATTCAGCCTGTTATAATACTATGATAGAAGGGTTAAGCATTTCAAATAGGGCATTGGAAGCTTACCAACTATTTGAAGAGACTAGGTTAAGAGGTTGCAACATGTACACAAAAACATGTATTGTTCTTATGGACTCTCTGCATAAGGCTGAATGTCTTGAGCAGGCAGCAATCGTGGGTGCTATTCTGCGGGAAACAGCAAAGGCACAGCATGCATCTAGATCATTGTAA
- the LOC113724592 gene encoding uncharacterized protein isoform X2: MTAAKALLSSFPSIFPHQSLISRRTGVVRASRAKLSESNARKANLSARKKERILVPSYSKIGAGHISEFLNHPSGVEAILNTRSLQSFQSLDSNLYRCILPQIQLLNFEVAPVLDLLVRSTEEDCIVELLSCKFEGSELLERQNDRFSASMRNHITWETVDSKSFLDVDVKLNISLEIYTYPFILLPESTVEGPGNLMMQALVDRLVPLHVQQLLQDYDKWVRRQQKVLQ, translated from the exons ATGACTGCAGCAAAAGCTTTACTATCCTCATTTCCATCCATTTTTCCCCATCAATCCCTTATCTCCAG GAGAACTGGAGTTGTCAGAGCAAGTAGAGCAAAGTTGTCAGAATCAAATGCCAGGAAAGCAAATCTATCTgccagaaagaaagaaaggattcTAGTGCCAAGTTATAGCAAGATAGGTGCGGGCCATATAAGTGAATTTCTGAATCATCCTTCTGGTGTTGAAGCAATACTGAATACAAGGTCCTTGCAAAGTTTTCAATCCCTTGATTCAAATTTGTACAG GTGCATCCTGCCACAAATTCAACTTCTGAACTTTGAGGTTGCCCCTGTGCTGGACTTACTAGTGAGGTCAACTGAAGAAGATTGCATCGTTGAACTGTTGTCCTGCAAG TTTGAAGGCTCAGAACTTTTGGAGAGGCAGAATGATCGCTTTTCAG CATCTATGAGAAATCACATAACCTGGGAAACAGTGGATTCCAAATCCTTTCTGGATGTTGATGTGAAGTTGAATATCTCTCTTGAG ATCTATACTTACCCATTCATATTGCTTCCAGAATCAACTGTTGAGGGTCCAGGAAATTT AATGATGCAAGCCCTAGTGGACAGACTAGTACCGTTGCATGTACAACAACTGCTGCAAGATTATGATAAATGGGTTCGTAGGCAACAGAAGGTCTTGCAATGA
- the LOC113724592 gene encoding uncharacterized protein isoform X1, with protein MTAAKALLSSFPSIFPHQSLISSRRTGVVRASRAKLSESNARKANLSARKKERILVPSYSKIGAGHISEFLNHPSGVEAILNTRSLQSFQSLDSNLYRCILPQIQLLNFEVAPVLDLLVRSTEEDCIVELLSCKFEGSELLERQNDRFSASMRNHITWETVDSKSFLDVDVKLNISLEIYTYPFILLPESTVEGPGNLMMQALVDRLVPLHVQQLLQDYDKWVRRQQKVLQ; from the exons ATGACTGCAGCAAAAGCTTTACTATCCTCATTTCCATCCATTTTTCCCCATCAATCCCTTATCTCCAG TAGGAGAACTGGAGTTGTCAGAGCAAGTAGAGCAAAGTTGTCAGAATCAAATGCCAGGAAAGCAAATCTATCTgccagaaagaaagaaaggattcTAGTGCCAAGTTATAGCAAGATAGGTGCGGGCCATATAAGTGAATTTCTGAATCATCCTTCTGGTGTTGAAGCAATACTGAATACAAGGTCCTTGCAAAGTTTTCAATCCCTTGATTCAAATTTGTACAG GTGCATCCTGCCACAAATTCAACTTCTGAACTTTGAGGTTGCCCCTGTGCTGGACTTACTAGTGAGGTCAACTGAAGAAGATTGCATCGTTGAACTGTTGTCCTGCAAG TTTGAAGGCTCAGAACTTTTGGAGAGGCAGAATGATCGCTTTTCAG CATCTATGAGAAATCACATAACCTGGGAAACAGTGGATTCCAAATCCTTTCTGGATGTTGATGTGAAGTTGAATATCTCTCTTGAG ATCTATACTTACCCATTCATATTGCTTCCAGAATCAACTGTTGAGGGTCCAGGAAATTT AATGATGCAAGCCCTAGTGGACAGACTAGTACCGTTGCATGTACAACAACTGCTGCAAGATTATGATAAATGGGTTCGTAGGCAACAGAAGGTCTTGCAATGA
- the LOC113724625 gene encoding uncharacterized protein isoform X2, whose translation MRGCTCHFVVKRLYARPSLALLIYNNRRHVNKSGSICHGPLDRDAIGPGAKKIPYICNEIQQQTMSMIYLGIPEENVLEKHIEGIQRYCGSNAKVNSLASQYVHKLGLIIKRSTHELDLDDQASVKLWVERNKKSVFFYQDTSETDPFILGIQTEWQLQQMIRFGHRSIVAADSTFGIKKLKYPLCTLLVFDSRQHALPVAWVITRSVVKSDVAKWMKALVDRVHTVDLGWKVNAFLVDDAAAEIDPIREIFSCPVLFSLWRIRRSWLRNILKKCNNIEVQREIFKRLGEIVYSIWGEVDYMVPLEKFTQDFVDQTAFLNYFRATWLPKMEMWLTSMRTLPLASQESSGAIEAYHVKLKVKLYDDSHLGAFQRVDWLVHKLTTELHSSYWLDRFADESDSFQNVKEEYLASTSWHRALQIPDTAVTLDDKDHPFAKVLSQRESTRTRIVWNPGSEFSLCDCEWSMQGNLCKHVIKVNMICENLRSYQPTLSFQSFQDILMSLQEKPLDDSIALDLSTAWAHQMLDQIQKLVELNSSDDISTVVNNMPLRWTTKKGRTSCGKPLTTLALPSSSKNDAAARKRNRKRKRLSRIR comes from the exons ATGAGGGGTTGTACGTGCCATTTTGTAGTAAAGCGCCTCTATGCCCGTCCATCTCTTGCACTTCTCATATATAACAATAGGCGACATGTAAACAAGTCTGGCTCTATCTGTCATGGCCCACTTGACCGAGATGCTATTGGTCCTGGTGCCAAGAAAATCCCATATATATGCAATGAGATTCAACAGCAGACTATGTCTATGATCTATCTTGGTATTCCCGAGGAAAATGTACTAGAGAAGCACATAGAGGGCATTCAGCGCTACTGTGGTTCTAATGCAAAAGTTAACAGCCTTGCTTCTCAATATGTTCACAAACTTGGCCTGATAATCAAGCGTTCCACTCATGAATTGGATCTAGATGACCAAGCTAGTGTTAAATTGTGGGTTGAACGCAACAAAAAATCTGTTTTCTTTTATCAGGACACATCAGAAACAGATCCTTTCATTTTGGGGATCCAAACTGAGTGGCAATTACAACAAATGATTAGGTTTGGGCACCGCAGCATTGTTGCAGCAGATTCAACATTTGGGATAAAGAAACTGAAG TATCCCTTGTGCACGCTGCTTGTGTTTGATTCCCGGCAACATGCACTTCCAGTTGCATGGGTAATTACACGTAGTGTAGTTAAATCAGATGTGGCTAAATGGATGAAAGCTCTAGTTGATCGAGTTCATACAGTTGATTTAGGATGGAAGGTCAATGCGTTTTTGGTTGATGACGCAGCAGCAGAGATTGATCCAATAAG GGAGATTTTTTCTTGCCCTGTCCTATTTTCGCTGTGGCGTATTCGCAGATCATGGCTGCGGAATATTTTGAAGAAATGCAATAACATTGAAGTCCAGCGGGAGATATTTAAACGGCTGGGGGAAATTGTCTACAGCATTTGGGGTGAAGTTGATTACATGGTTCCTTTGGAAAAATTTACTCAAGATTTTGTTGATCAAACTGCCTTCTTAAATTACTTCAGAGCTACTTGGCTCCCAAAGATGG AAATGTGGCTTACCAGTATGAGAACTCTTCCGCTAGCAAGCCAGGAGTCCTCTGGTGCAATTGAAGCATATCATGTGAAGCTGAAAGTTAAACTTTACGATGATTCACATCTTGGTGCATTTCAGAGAGTTGATTGGTTGGTGCACAAGTTGACAACGGAGCTGCATTCTTCCTATTGGCTTGATCGATTTGCAGATGAGAGTGATTCGTTTCAAAATGTCAAAGAGGAGTATCTTGCTTCTACATCATGGCATCGGGCATTGCAAATTCCTGATACTGCTGTTACCTTGGATGATAAAGACCATCCTTTTGCAAAGGTTTTGAGCCAAAGAGAAAGCACAAGAACACGAATAGTGTGGAATCCTGGATCTGAATTCTCTCTTTGTGATTGTGAGTGGTCAATGCAGGGAAACCTATGCAAGCATGTTATTAAGGTCAACATGATCTGTGAGAACCTTCGCTCCTACCAACCAACCTTAtcatttcagtcatttcaaGACATCTTAATGAGCCTACAAGAGAAACCATTGGATGATTCAATTGCGCTAGATTTGTCAACAGCCTGGGCACACCAGATGCTTGATCAAATTCAGAAGCTTGTTGAGCTTAACAGTTCTGATGATATTAGTACCGTTGTAAACAACATGCCGTTGAGATGGACTACCAAGAAAGGCAGAACGTCATGTGGCAAGCCATTGACTACTCTTGCTCTGCCTTCAAGTTCTAAGAATGATGCTGCAGCACGTAAAAGgaataggaaaaggaaaagattgtCACGAATAAGatga
- the LOC113724625 gene encoding uncharacterized protein isoform X1, translating to MEIVESIFDIPVQSPPAEEFSAADLDWTKFGTIERHDDVALIPYARVDAFIIGECLNAECPTRFHIERGRKRARGSLQEYKDDEYLEYRLYWCSFGPENYGEGGGILPSRRYRLNTRNRAARPQSMRGCTCHFVVKRLYARPSLALLIYNNRRHVNKSGSICHGPLDRDAIGPGAKKIPYICNEIQQQTMSMIYLGIPEENVLEKHIEGIQRYCGSNAKVNSLASQYVHKLGLIIKRSTHELDLDDQASVKLWVERNKKSVFFYQDTSETDPFILGIQTEWQLQQMIRFGHRSIVAADSTFGIKKLKYPLCTLLVFDSRQHALPVAWVITRSVVKSDVAKWMKALVDRVHTVDLGWKVNAFLVDDAAAEIDPIREIFSCPVLFSLWRIRRSWLRNILKKCNNIEVQREIFKRLGEIVYSIWGEVDYMVPLEKFTQDFVDQTAFLNYFRATWLPKMEMWLTSMRTLPLASQESSGAIEAYHVKLKVKLYDDSHLGAFQRVDWLVHKLTTELHSSYWLDRFADESDSFQNVKEEYLASTSWHRALQIPDTAVTLDDKDHPFAKVLSQRESTRTRIVWNPGSEFSLCDCEWSMQGNLCKHVIKVNMICENLRSYQPTLSFQSFQDILMSLQEKPLDDSIALDLSTAWAHQMLDQIQKLVELNSSDDISTVVNNMPLRWTTKKGRTSCGKPLTTLALPSSSKNDAAARKRNRKRKRLSRIR from the exons ATGGAAATAGTTGAATCCATTTTCGACATTCCTGTGCAAAGTCCTCCTGCGGAAGAATTTTCGGCGGCTGATTTAGATTGGACCAAGTTTGGAACTATAGAACGTCATGATGATGTAGCGCTTATCCCTTATGCCCGAGTCGATGCATTTATTATTGGAGAATGCCTGAATGCAGAATGCCCAACTCGGTTTCACATTGAGAGGGGTCGCAAACGAGCACGAGGCAGTTTACAGGAGTACAAAGATGACGAATATCTGGAGTATAGGCT GTATTGGTGTTCTTTTGGACCAGAAAACTATGGGGAAGGTGGGGGTATATTACCTAGTCGCAGATATCGGCTCAACACTCGAAACCGTGCTGCTAGACCCCAATCCATGAGGGGTTGTACGTGCCATTTTGTAGTAAAGCGCCTCTATGCCCGTCCATCTCTTGCACTTCTCATATATAACAATAGGCGACATGTAAACAAGTCTGGCTCTATCTGTCATGGCCCACTTGACCGAGATGCTATTGGTCCTGGTGCCAAGAAAATCCCATATATATGCAATGAGATTCAACAGCAGACTATGTCTATGATCTATCTTGGTATTCCCGAGGAAAATGTACTAGAGAAGCACATAGAGGGCATTCAGCGCTACTGTGGTTCTAATGCAAAAGTTAACAGCCTTGCTTCTCAATATGTTCACAAACTTGGCCTGATAATCAAGCGTTCCACTCATGAATTGGATCTAGATGACCAAGCTAGTGTTAAATTGTGGGTTGAACGCAACAAAAAATCTGTTTTCTTTTATCAGGACACATCAGAAACAGATCCTTTCATTTTGGGGATCCAAACTGAGTGGCAATTACAACAAATGATTAGGTTTGGGCACCGCAGCATTGTTGCAGCAGATTCAACATTTGGGATAAAGAAACTGAAG TATCCCTTGTGCACGCTGCTTGTGTTTGATTCCCGGCAACATGCACTTCCAGTTGCATGGGTAATTACACGTAGTGTAGTTAAATCAGATGTGGCTAAATGGATGAAAGCTCTAGTTGATCGAGTTCATACAGTTGATTTAGGATGGAAGGTCAATGCGTTTTTGGTTGATGACGCAGCAGCAGAGATTGATCCAATAAG GGAGATTTTTTCTTGCCCTGTCCTATTTTCGCTGTGGCGTATTCGCAGATCATGGCTGCGGAATATTTTGAAGAAATGCAATAACATTGAAGTCCAGCGGGAGATATTTAAACGGCTGGGGGAAATTGTCTACAGCATTTGGGGTGAAGTTGATTACATGGTTCCTTTGGAAAAATTTACTCAAGATTTTGTTGATCAAACTGCCTTCTTAAATTACTTCAGAGCTACTTGGCTCCCAAAGATGG AAATGTGGCTTACCAGTATGAGAACTCTTCCGCTAGCAAGCCAGGAGTCCTCTGGTGCAATTGAAGCATATCATGTGAAGCTGAAAGTTAAACTTTACGATGATTCACATCTTGGTGCATTTCAGAGAGTTGATTGGTTGGTGCACAAGTTGACAACGGAGCTGCATTCTTCCTATTGGCTTGATCGATTTGCAGATGAGAGTGATTCGTTTCAAAATGTCAAAGAGGAGTATCTTGCTTCTACATCATGGCATCGGGCATTGCAAATTCCTGATACTGCTGTTACCTTGGATGATAAAGACCATCCTTTTGCAAAGGTTTTGAGCCAAAGAGAAAGCACAAGAACACGAATAGTGTGGAATCCTGGATCTGAATTCTCTCTTTGTGATTGTGAGTGGTCAATGCAGGGAAACCTATGCAAGCATGTTATTAAGGTCAACATGATCTGTGAGAACCTTCGCTCCTACCAACCAACCTTAtcatttcagtcatttcaaGACATCTTAATGAGCCTACAAGAGAAACCATTGGATGATTCAATTGCGCTAGATTTGTCAACAGCCTGGGCACACCAGATGCTTGATCAAATTCAGAAGCTTGTTGAGCTTAACAGTTCTGATGATATTAGTACCGTTGTAAACAACATGCCGTTGAGATGGACTACCAAGAAAGGCAGAACGTCATGTGGCAAGCCATTGACTACTCTTGCTCTGCCTTCAAGTTCTAAGAATGATGCTGCAGCACGTAAAAGgaataggaaaaggaaaagattgtCACGAATAAGatga